The following are from one region of the Littorina saxatilis isolate snail1 linkage group LG2, US_GU_Lsax_2.0, whole genome shotgun sequence genome:
- the LOC138960129 gene encoding uncharacterized protein isoform X2, producing MKGLNEAIEGLQNIWRRWTGQGRLEVSARRSEDLLVGASHKEVLWQEYIQSLTILGYLGPLLEFLHIPLLHHAKTETDDRQAVGVREEGQLTRVKMVAASGRTQCKTDSVLSDGGLYL from the exons ATGAAAGGACTGAATGAAGCCATTGAAGGGTTGCAAAACATTTGGAGGAGGTGGACTGGCCAGGGCAGGCTGGAAGTTTCCGCAAGGAG GTCCGAGGACTTATTGGTGGGTGCCTCTCACAAAGAAGTTCTATGGCAAGAGTACATTCAGAGCCTGACCATTCTAGGATACCTGGGTCCGCTGCTGGAATTTCTGCATATACCACTCCTTCATCATGCAAAAACAG AAACTGATGACAGACAAGCTGTTGGAGTAAGAGAAGAGGGACAACTCACAAGGGTCAAAATGGTGGCCGCCTCCGGAAGAACTCAG TGCAAGACAGACAGTGTTTTGTCGGATGGTGGCCTCTACTTGTGA
- the LOC138960129 gene encoding streptococcal hemagglutinin-like isoform X1, whose protein sequence is MAEAALVDSVNRKPSSRQVPDDSPPKRSSRREKGAGKSASVSSDSTSVKSPVLADVSLTSGQACLRSGKSGGSRKRTSSSASAPASTSDGCPGLAPAEVASLLLTLSAQVSTLASELSSTREELRALPSGVSDVLSLAQVRQSPAVPASTSALPSATVTRADVHASQDGSTKLVSLLCGTPVQGMSTPLAGVRAQGALSGVGSRESSHEQRKDERLRTSLYENIGDRFSPLPPGGQEVVGSADDKLSDVLPPGSELDLESECRAEDGDASVVEDSQLNLPVKLSAAVALAAETAFRYFPEGVVKDKAQLHPPRSAFDDFRSAQEQRPRYRFRESSTIAYEMANVLCGKRKPAVPLLVQHGEAPEDVVSWLAQPGARAASGVPKFKLTPYPVNLIDSFALPLGALPVTPELAALREDGYNRDRVVPCTDGSLTAVEEVGRSLLELTSVSESLQRSLSRSIATSLDPFEFRFDASPTDVSTLLATLGKVTREQVTLSARLYTHAVLSRRSAFLTGSRFRDTATVERLKVSPFAEGSLLGQASFDALQKETQDARDVAIARLASQGFQKPQGKSQTQAFSSAKPQTSSSGGGKAQKQSFSSRGRGRGAPYPKRGQSFGGSRGSGRKPHPQ, encoded by the coding sequence ATGGCGGAGGCTGCGCTTGTTGATAGCGTGAATAGGAAGCCGAGTTCGAGGCAGGTGCCTGACGATTCGCCTCCTAAACGTAGCTCGAGGAGAGAGAAGGGCGCAGGAAAATCCGCGTCTGTTTCTTCTGATTCAACCTCTGTTAAATCTCCCGTGTTAGCAGACGTCAGTTTAACTTCCGGTCAGGCTTGTTTACGTTCTGGCAAGAGTGGCGGTTCGCGCAaaagaacttcttcttctgcttctgctccTGCTTCAACTTCAGATGGCTGCCCTGGGTTAGCGCCAGCTGAAGTTGCGTCTTTATTGTTGACGTTGAGCGCTCAAGTTTCGACACTTGCGTCGGAATTATCTTCCACTAGGGAGGAATTACGTGCGCTTCCGTCGGGTGTTTCTGATGTTCTCTCCTTAGCACAGGTACGGCAGTCTCCTGCAGTTCCGGCTTCGACTTCCGCTTTGCCTTCGGCGACTGTGACTCGGGCGGATGTCCATGCTTCGCAGGATGGGAGTACCAAGTTGGTGTCTCTCCTTTGTGGGACACCAGTTCAAGGTATGTCTACACCGCTTGCCGGTGTGCGAGCTCAGGGGGCTCTCTCTGGCGTTGGTAGTCGTGAGAGTTCCCACGAGCAGCGAAAGGACGAACGCCTCCGTACGTCTCTTTATGAGAATATCGGGGACCGTTTTAGTCCtcttccgcccggggggcaggaagtggtCGGTTCTGCCGACGATAAACTGTCTGATGTTCTGCCTCCTGGCTCCGAGCTTGATCTCGAGTCGGAGTGTAGGGCGGAAGACGGGGATGCCTCAGTGGTAGAGGATTCCCAACTGAATTTGCCCGTGAAGCTGTCAGCCGCAGTGGCGCTGGCGGCGGAAACGGCGTTCAGATACtttccggaaggggtggtgaaGGACAAGGCTCAGCTTCACCCACCTCGTTCTGCTTTTGACGATTTCCGGAGTGCTCAGGAGCAACGGCCTCGCTACCGCTTCCGGGAATCGTCAACTATTGCCTATGAAATGGCTAACGTCTTGTGTGGTAAACGCAAACCGGCGGTGCCGTTGTTGGTTCAGCACGGCGAGGCCCCGGAAGACGTTGTCTCTTGGCTGGCTCAGCCTGGGGCTCGGGCTGCTTCCGGTGTTCCGAAGTTCAAGCTCACCCCTTATCCTGTGAATCTGATTGACTCTTTTGCTCTGCCGTTAGGGGCACTTCCGGTGACGCCGGAACTTGCTGCTTTGAGAGAGGACGGGTACAATAGGGATAGAGTTGTCCCATGTACTGACGGTTCTCTCACAGCTGTGGAGGAAGTTGGAAGGTCTTTGCTGGAGCTCACGTCCGTGTCGGAGTCTCTGCAAAGGTCTTTATCCAGATCGATTGCCACATCTCTTGATCCTTTTGAATTTCGGTTTGATGCGTCGCCGACAGATGTTTCAACACTGCTGGCTACTCTGGGCAAGGTGACTAGAGAACAGGTTACTTTGTCTGCCCGGCTGTATACTCACGCGGTGCTTTCAAGGAGATCAGCCTTCTTGACGGGGTCCAGATTTCGGGACACCGCGACTGTGGAGAGGCTGAAGGTCTCCCCTTTTGCTGAGGGGTCTCTCTTAGGGCAGGCGTCTTTCGATGCACTCCAGAAAGAGACGCAGGACGCGCGGGATGTAGCGATCGCGCGTTTGGCTTCACAGGGCTTCCAGAAGCCTCAGGGCAAGTCTCAGACTCAGGCGTTTTCTTCTGCTAAGCCTCAGACGTCTTCGTCAGGTGGTGGGAAGGCCCAGAAGCAGTCATTCTCCTCCAGGGGTAGGGGGCGTGGAGCTCCTTACCCTAAGAGGGGTCAGTCTTTCGGGGGTTCcagggggtcggggcgtaagcctcacccccaatga